Proteins encoded in a region of the Mycolicibacterium duvalii genome:
- a CDS encoding cytochrome P450, protein METLGAPELAFAGLPMAADRNAGWAALRDAGRVVFVDGWFYLTHRDDVLSALRDPGLFSSKKAFDVLGSPLPLVPIAFDPPEHTRFRKMLQPFFSPHTLSQMLPSLQKQAIDIIDAVAAKSECEVVADIAIPYPSQVFLTLFGLPLEDRDRLVAWKDSVIALADAPSLEGADLTPALELFAYLTEAINERRANPGPDILSQLLTGDDALDDAEAIGLSYLFVLAGLDTVTAAMTAALLELARNPELRATLRDDPSQMSVFVEEIVRLEPPAPMVPRVTTAEVTIGDITLPPNTQVRLCIGAINRDDSDSISTNDVVMDGKVHRHWGFGGGPHRCLGSHLARMEMNLIIGEWLHRIPDFSLEPGFTPEIVFPANTFGLARLPLRLG, encoded by the coding sequence ATGGAAACCCTGGGTGCCCCAGAGCTGGCCTTCGCCGGACTGCCTATGGCCGCCGACCGCAACGCCGGGTGGGCGGCTCTGCGCGATGCGGGCCGGGTCGTCTTCGTCGACGGCTGGTTCTATCTGACCCACCGCGACGACGTGCTGTCCGCACTGCGGGACCCCGGCTTGTTCTCCTCGAAGAAGGCATTCGACGTCCTCGGCAGCCCGCTGCCCCTGGTCCCCATCGCGTTCGACCCGCCGGAGCACACCCGATTCCGCAAGATGTTGCAACCGTTTTTCAGCCCGCACACGCTGTCGCAGATGTTGCCCTCGCTACAGAAGCAGGCGATCGACATCATCGACGCGGTCGCCGCCAAGAGCGAATGCGAAGTGGTGGCCGACATCGCCATCCCCTATCCCTCGCAGGTCTTCCTCACCCTCTTCGGGCTGCCGCTGGAGGATCGCGACCGACTTGTCGCGTGGAAGGACTCCGTCATCGCGCTGGCTGATGCACCGTCGCTCGAGGGCGCCGATCTCACACCAGCACTCGAACTGTTCGCCTATCTGACTGAGGCGATCAACGAGCGACGCGCCAACCCGGGTCCAGACATCTTGTCGCAGTTGCTCACTGGTGACGACGCCCTCGACGATGCCGAGGCGATCGGCTTGAGCTACCTGTTCGTGCTGGCCGGACTGGATACCGTCACCGCGGCCATGACCGCCGCACTTCTCGAACTCGCTCGCAATCCGGAGTTGCGTGCCACGCTGCGCGACGACCCCAGCCAGATGAGCGTGTTCGTCGAGGAGATCGTCCGACTCGAGCCGCCCGCGCCGATGGTGCCGCGGGTCACCACCGCCGAGGTCACCATCGGCGACATCACCTTGCCCCCGAACACCCAGGTTCGGCTGTGCATCGGTGCGATCAACCGCGACGACAGCGATTCGATCTCAACGAACGACGTGGTGATGGATGGAAAGGTGCACCGGCACTGGGGATTCGGCGGCGGGCCGCACCGGTGCCTCGGTTCGCATCTTGCCCGCATGGAGATGAACCTGATCATCGGCGAGTGGCTACATCGCATCCCGGACTTCTCGCTCGAGCCCGGCTTCACCCCTGAGATCGTGTTCCCGGCGAACACCTTCGGGTTGGCGCGGCTCCCGCTACGGCTGGGGTGA
- the fadD4 gene encoding fatty-acid--CoA ligase FadD4, with protein MQIRDHVDVDKPAIILARAGTEIGFAELEERANRLAHFWRAAGLREGDTVAVVMENNEHIHAVMWAARRSGLYYALINTHLTAAEAAYIVENSGAKAVVGSCAMRAVCEGLGTHLSAGLPDVLLMADDDLAGWTRYPECVADQPSTPIPDETEGDLLQYSSGTTGRPKGIRRELPHLPPAKAHNILMPLLDAVGITGDSVYLSPAPLYHTAPSFWSMAVQSLGGTTVVMEKFDPEAALECIQRYGVTHGQFVPAMLVRMLKLPEGVRHSYDISSLKRVVHAAAPCPIDIKKQMIQWWGPIIDEYYASSEAVGASFIRAEDWLNHPGSVGRPLVGVPHILDGDGRELPPGQAGEIYYEGGYSFTYLKDEAKTSAARNAHGWATVGDIGYLDDHGYLYLTDRRHHMIISGGVNIYPQEAEDLLITHPKVLDAAVFGIPDDEMGQSVKGVVQLVDPADATDAFATELLDWLRKRLAHYKCPRSISFEAQLPRTDAGKLYKQQLVVKYS; from the coding sequence ATGCAGATCCGTGACCATGTCGACGTGGACAAGCCAGCCATCATTCTGGCCCGAGCGGGCACCGAGATCGGCTTCGCTGAACTCGAGGAACGGGCCAATCGGCTCGCTCATTTCTGGCGGGCCGCCGGCCTGCGTGAGGGCGATACCGTGGCGGTGGTCATGGAGAACAACGAACACATTCACGCGGTGATGTGGGCGGCTCGACGCAGTGGTCTGTATTACGCGCTGATCAACACCCACCTGACCGCGGCCGAGGCGGCGTACATCGTCGAGAACAGTGGCGCCAAGGCGGTGGTCGGTTCGTGTGCCATGCGCGCGGTGTGCGAAGGCCTCGGAACCCATCTTTCTGCCGGACTGCCCGACGTGTTGCTGATGGCCGACGACGACCTCGCCGGCTGGACGCGCTATCCGGAATGTGTTGCCGACCAACCGTCGACGCCGATCCCCGACGAGACCGAGGGCGACCTTCTGCAGTACTCCTCGGGTACCACCGGACGGCCCAAGGGGATCCGCCGAGAGCTTCCGCATCTGCCGCCGGCGAAGGCGCACAACATATTGATGCCACTGCTTGATGCCGTTGGAATCACCGGTGACTCTGTGTACTTGAGTCCGGCGCCGTTGTACCATACCGCACCGTCGTTTTGGTCGATGGCGGTGCAGTCATTGGGCGGCACCACCGTGGTCATGGAGAAGTTCGACCCCGAGGCCGCGCTGGAGTGTATTCAGCGATACGGCGTCACGCACGGCCAGTTCGTTCCGGCAATGCTCGTTCGGATGCTCAAACTGCCTGAAGGAGTCCGACATTCGTATGACATCTCGAGCCTGAAGCGGGTAGTCCACGCCGCAGCCCCCTGCCCGATCGACATCAAGAAGCAGATGATCCAGTGGTGGGGGCCGATCATCGACGAGTACTACGCCTCGTCGGAAGCCGTGGGTGCGTCCTTCATCCGCGCGGAGGACTGGCTGAACCATCCGGGTTCGGTGGGCCGTCCGCTGGTCGGAGTGCCGCACATCCTCGACGGGGACGGCCGCGAGTTGCCGCCCGGACAGGCGGGCGAAATCTATTACGAGGGTGGCTATTCCTTCACTTACCTCAAGGATGAGGCGAAAACGTCGGCTGCGCGCAATGCACACGGCTGGGCGACGGTGGGCGACATTGGGTATCTCGATGACCACGGCTACCTATATCTCACCGACCGCAGACACCACATGATCATCTCGGGCGGCGTGAACATCTACCCGCAGGAAGCCGAGGATCTGCTGATCACCCATCCCAAGGTGCTCGACGCCGCGGTGTTCGGCATCCCGGACGACGAGATGGGGCAGTCGGTCAAGGGGGTGGTTCAGCTGGTCGATCCTGCCGACGCCACCGACGCATTCGCGACAGAGCTGCTCGACTGGCTTCGGAAGCGATTGGCGCACTACAAGTGTCCGCGCTCGATCTCGTTCGAGGCGCAGTTGCCACGCACCGATGCCGGCAAGCTCTACAAGCAGCAGCTCGTCGTCAAGTACTCCTAG